The Metabacillus schmidteae genome has a segment encoding these proteins:
- a CDS encoding formate/nitrite transporter family protein: protein MKNNNQEKHSDSQYPSRQFYFPEQIIESFILKGKETLQFKRRAQFILSLMAGAFISFGALASVLLSINIEIDGYFHLLSGIGFAIGYAMILLSGSILFTEVNVLLPSYILYSKYSLSKKVLQFWIVCYIGNFLGALFVGFLLNLSGSLDKEFYEGLLVFMEKKMQFTERGTWGWFQVLFSGILANWLIGIAAVLSTAARDVAGKILGIFLPVIIFEAGNFQHAVANMGYFSITVLEGFEYNWFQLIFYNIIPASIGNLIGGGILVSLLLSFAFKEDIDEEVLEEESKSIEG from the coding sequence ATGAAAAATAATAATCAAGAAAAACACAGTGATAGTCAATACCCTAGCAGGCAATTTTACTTTCCCGAACAAATTATCGAATCCTTTATACTAAAAGGAAAAGAAACGCTGCAATTTAAAAGACGTGCACAATTTATTCTTTCCCTCATGGCGGGAGCGTTTATTTCATTTGGTGCCTTAGCTTCTGTTTTATTATCTATAAACATCGAAATAGATGGTTATTTTCATCTTTTATCGGGGATTGGTTTTGCCATTGGATATGCCATGATATTGTTATCAGGATCTATTCTTTTTACAGAAGTTAATGTTTTATTACCGAGTTACATTTTATATAGTAAGTATTCGTTAAGCAAAAAGGTTTTACAGTTTTGGATCGTTTGTTATATCGGGAATTTTCTGGGAGCTCTTTTTGTTGGGTTTTTACTTAATCTTTCTGGTTCATTGGATAAAGAATTTTATGAAGGTCTTCTCGTTTTCATGGAGAAAAAAATGCAGTTTACTGAGCGAGGGACATGGGGATGGTTTCAAGTTCTTTTTTCAGGTATTCTTGCCAATTGGTTAATTGGAATTGCAGCTGTTCTATCCACAGCTGCCAGAGATGTTGCAGGGAAAATTTTAGGTATCTTCCTACCTGTTATTATTTTTGAAGCAGGTAATTTTCAGCATGCTGTAGCAAATATGGGGTATTTTAGTATTACGGTGTTGGAAGGCTTTGAATATAATTGGTTTCAACTCATCTTTTATAATATTATTCCTGCCTCGATAGGTAATTTAATAGGAGGAGGAATTTTAGTTTCACTACTTTTATCGTTCGCTTTTAAAGAGGATATTGATGAAGAAGTGCTTGAAGAGGAATCAAAAAGCATAGAAGGATGA
- a CDS encoding YqcI/YcgG family protein, whose amino-acid sequence MTNEQIVPKWVIDEYQTFHETVTEPTFPCYFGMSAENKGELRYSYITHDNWSQLPDTINSFIELFNAPKLIRHGLFLFVEPEQTEKSISYYRNYFWEILQYLHKHDEREWPEDIPYDPDHHLWAFSFANEPFFVFGNAPAYKQRKTRNLGNSLILGFQPRRIFEGLEGTSKGGAMSREKVRERVEKWDQLPKHPNISHYGDPDHREWKQYFIGDDAKPIEGKCPFHAMTNK is encoded by the coding sequence ATGACAAATGAACAAATCGTTCCTAAATGGGTTATTGACGAATACCAGACATTTCATGAAACCGTTACAGAGCCTACATTTCCTTGTTATTTTGGAATGAGTGCAGAGAATAAAGGAGAACTTCGTTATTCTTACATTACACATGATAATTGGTCACAATTACCTGATACAATTAATAGTTTTATAGAGTTATTTAATGCACCTAAGCTTATTCGTCATGGATTGTTTCTTTTTGTAGAGCCTGAGCAGACTGAGAAATCTATTTCATATTATCGGAACTATTTTTGGGAAATCCTGCAGTATTTACATAAACATGATGAAAGAGAGTGGCCGGAGGATATTCCGTATGATCCGGACCATCATCTATGGGCGTTTTCATTTGCAAATGAACCATTTTTTGTTTTCGGAAATGCACCTGCGTACAAACAACGAAAGACAAGAAATTTAGGGAACAGCCTCATTTTAGGTTTTCAACCAAGACGTATTTTTGAAGGGCTGGAGGGAACTTCGAAAGGTGGCGCAATGTCCAGGGAGAAAGTGAGAGAGCGTGTGGAAAAGTGGGATCAGCTGCCAAAGCATCCTAATATAAGCCATTATGGTGATCCAGATCATCGAGAATGGAAACAGTACTTTATTGGAGATGATGCTAAGCCTATTGAAGGAAAATGTCCATTTCATGCAATGACAAACAAGTAA
- a CDS encoding GlsB/YeaQ/YmgE family stress response membrane protein has protein sequence MGFLWALIIGGVIGWLAGLIAGRDIPGGIIGNIIAGFIGAWLGSFLLGQWGPEAGGFYIIPALIGAIVLVFVVSLVMKGFRKHA, from the coding sequence ATGGGATTTCTTTGGGCATTAATTATAGGTGGAGTTATTGGGTGGTTAGCAGGATTAATCGCAGGACGTGATATTCCAGGAGGGATTATTGGTAATATCATTGCAGGATTTATTGGAGCATGGCTCGGCTCTTTCTTATTAGGGCAGTGGGGACCGGAAGCAGGTGGCTTCTATATTATTCCGGCTTTAATAGGAGCTATTGTTCTAGTATTTGTCGTTAGTTTAGTAATGAAAGGTTTCCGAAAACATGCGTAA
- a CDS encoding EamA family transporter: MSVTLALLAAFFASLTGILAKIGMENVNSNLATAIRTVIVLIMAFLIVLITDQLYSITLISTKALLFILLSGVATGISWLFFFRALAMGDASKVVPIDKSSVVLTIILSIVILGEKAVPHIMVGGALIAVGTFILIGKNEEKKRFTGSQIYIVYAILGAVFAALTAILAKIGIEDVDSNVATFLRTIVILLFSWTIVFFKGNHKEMKKISSKGYLFLILSGVATGLSWLCYFAALAIGKVSVVAPIDKSSVVITMILSFVILKEKITKAKVIGGIVITIGTIFLIF, from the coding sequence ATGAGTGTTACACTAGCGTTACTTGCAGCTTTTTTCGCTTCACTAACAGGGATACTGGCGAAAATTGGGATGGAGAATGTGAATTCAAACTTAGCTACTGCCATTCGTACGGTTATTGTGTTAATAATGGCTTTTTTGATTGTGTTAATTACAGACCAGCTTTATTCAATAACCCTGATTTCAACAAAAGCATTACTGTTTATCCTATTATCAGGGGTTGCAACGGGTATATCATGGTTGTTTTTCTTTAGAGCACTTGCGATGGGGGATGCTTCCAAGGTAGTACCGATTGATAAATCAAGTGTGGTATTAACAATTATTTTATCGATTGTAATTTTGGGTGAGAAAGCTGTCCCGCATATTATGGTTGGAGGGGCACTAATTGCTGTTGGGACCTTTATCTTGATAGGGAAGAATGAAGAAAAGAAACGATTTACAGGTTCGCAAATTTATATTGTGTATGCCATATTAGGGGCTGTATTTGCTGCATTAACGGCCATATTGGCGAAAATAGGAATTGAGGATGTTGATTCAAATGTTGCAACCTTTTTAAGAACGATTGTGATTTTACTTTTTTCATGGACAATCGTATTTTTTAAAGGTAATCATAAAGAAATGAAAAAAATCTCATCAAAAGGTTATCTTTTTTTAATTCTTTCAGGGGTGGCGACAGGTTTATCATGGCTTTGCTATTTTGCTGCATTGGCTATTGGGAAGGTTTCTGTTGTGGCTCCAATTGATAAGTCAAGTGTTGTCATAACAATGATTCTGAGTTTTGTTATTTTAAAGGAGAAAATTACTAAAGCAAAGGTTATAGGTGGGATAGTTATCACGATAGGAACCATTTTTTTGATCTTTTAA
- a CDS encoding Glu/Leu/Phe/Val family dehydrogenase translates to MDITNPYEIAKRLIERATESLNLPKGVYEILKNPTRVMKVSIPIRKDNGEYVSYTGIRSQHIDILGPTKGGVRFHQNVTEDEVIALSMWMSLKSALIGLPFGGGKGGIIVDPHELSNRELEELSRGFIRELEPIIGPEKDVPAPDVNTNQQIMGWMLDEFDQLSGHSVPGFITGKPIVIGGSAGRIEATGRGVVISILEAAKRLNLKLDNLTAVIQGFGNVGSITAKLLHQHGVKVVAITDAQGGAYQPNGLDIMNLIDYVNENGTVKGFKDSINITNEELFSIECDILVPAALENQITSKTAPNIKAKIVAEAANGPTTPEGNNIMEKKGIFVIPDILCNAGGVTVSYFEWVQNSMNYFWKEDEINDKLQEKLTNAFESVYRMKEEKKVSMRESAYLVGVGRLAEAMKARGWIKDWKMPIDC, encoded by the coding sequence ATGGATATTACCAATCCATATGAAATCGCAAAACGGTTAATTGAACGTGCAACAGAGTCACTTAACCTGCCAAAAGGTGTTTATGAAATTTTAAAAAATCCGACAAGAGTCATGAAAGTTTCGATTCCAATTCGGAAGGATAATGGTGAATATGTAAGCTATACCGGTATTCGTTCCCAACATATCGATATACTGGGACCAACGAAAGGTGGAGTTCGATTCCATCAAAATGTTACCGAGGATGAAGTAATAGCCTTGTCAATGTGGATGTCTTTAAAATCTGCCCTTATCGGTTTACCTTTTGGAGGAGGAAAAGGTGGAATTATTGTTGATCCACATGAACTTTCAAATAGAGAACTCGAGGAATTAAGTCGTGGATTTATTAGGGAATTGGAACCTATTATTGGACCTGAAAAAGATGTCCCCGCGCCTGATGTGAATACTAATCAACAAATAATGGGCTGGATGCTGGACGAATTTGATCAATTATCAGGACATAGTGTTCCCGGATTTATAACAGGTAAACCGATCGTCATTGGAGGGTCAGCAGGACGTATTGAGGCAACCGGACGTGGAGTTGTTATTTCCATTCTTGAGGCTGCCAAACGTTTAAATCTCAAACTCGACAATTTAACCGCAGTTATTCAAGGATTTGGGAATGTTGGTTCGATCACTGCAAAACTATTACATCAGCATGGTGTCAAGGTCGTTGCTATTACTGATGCACAAGGCGGAGCCTATCAACCAAATGGGTTGGACATCATGAATCTTATTGATTATGTTAATGAAAACGGAACGGTAAAAGGTTTTAAAGACAGTATAAATATCACAAATGAGGAACTGTTTTCAATAGAATGTGACATCCTCGTTCCAGCAGCATTAGAGAACCAAATCACTAGCAAAACTGCTCCAAATATCAAGGCGAAAATTGTAGCGGAAGCTGCTAATGGCCCAACAACACCGGAAGGAAATAACATAATGGAGAAAAAGGGCATATTTGTGATTCCGGATATATTATGTAACGCTGGTGGTGTAACCGTATCCTATTTTGAATGGGTTCAAAATTCAATGAATTATTTTTGGAAAGAAGATGAAATTAATGATAAGCTTCAAGAGAAATTAACCAACGCATTTGAAAGTGTTTATAGAATGAAAGAAGAGAAAAAAGTGAGTATGCGAGAATCAGCCTATTTAGTAGGAGTAGGAAGACTTGCCGAAGCCATGAAGGCTCGAGGATGGATTAAGGACTGGAAAATGCCGATTGATTGTTAA
- a CDS encoding nuclear transport factor 2 family protein translates to MKNSLKEKAVSFLQLVASGEVREAYRRFSGPNFRHHNPYFRGDAESLMLAMEENASKNPNKIFEVKRVIGEGDIVAVHSHVKQNQDDLGGAVVHIFRFHNDLIAELWDVGQPIPENSPNENGVF, encoded by the coding sequence ATGAAGAATTCATTAAAGGAAAAAGCGGTGTCGTTTTTACAATTAGTTGCGTCAGGAGAAGTGCGTGAAGCATACCGTAGGTTTAGTGGTCCGAATTTCCGCCATCATAATCCATACTTCCGTGGAGATGCTGAATCTCTTATGCTCGCAATGGAAGAAAATGCAAGCAAGAATCCTAACAAAATTTTTGAGGTGAAACGTGTCATCGGAGAAGGTGATATTGTTGCGGTTCACTCTCATGTAAAGCAAAACCAAGATGATCTTGGAGGAGCTGTTGTCCATATCTTCCGTTTCCATAATGACCTTATCGCCGAACTCTGGGATGTGGGCCAGCCTATACCGGAAAATTCTCCAAATGAGAATGGTGTTTTCTAA